One genomic region from Anabaena sp. PCC 7108 encodes:
- a CDS encoding PilN domain-containing protein, which produces MYSLDINFLKDRLPTEINSERTVRPPMQLGNLMPVYLGIGVGLCLPALVFCGLWFLQMETGKLEQKIGKLDQENKELDGKIANINKIKGETKGIQVQTQALVTVFDRIRPWSAMLQDLRDRIPKNVQIDNIKQIAPVIQAQTTPGQPPSNPAGGIEINGFARSFRDVNDFVLSLGQSKFINASESKISTAELIDAPPETGAIQPDNQSNESGVKIKPTQVVKYTIKAGLSTTPASELIRELEQKGTIGLVTRLRSIQKTGVIAK; this is translated from the coding sequence GTGTATAGTCTGGATATTAACTTTCTCAAAGACCGCTTACCTACTGAAATTAACTCAGAAAGAACTGTTAGACCACCAATGCAACTGGGAAATTTAATGCCAGTGTATTTGGGAATTGGAGTGGGTTTGTGTTTGCCGGCACTGGTGTTCTGTGGCTTATGGTTTTTGCAAATGGAAACTGGTAAGTTAGAGCAAAAAATAGGAAAACTAGATCAAGAAAATAAGGAACTAGATGGAAAAATAGCCAATATTAACAAAATCAAGGGTGAAACAAAAGGTATTCAAGTGCAAACACAAGCTTTAGTAACTGTGTTTGATCGGATTCGTCCTTGGTCAGCAATGTTACAGGATTTGCGCGATCGCATTCCCAAAAATGTCCAAATTGATAATATTAAGCAAATCGCTCCCGTTATCCAAGCTCAAACCACTCCAGGACAACCCCCTAGTAATCCAGCCGGAGGTATAGAAATTAATGGCTTTGCTCGCTCTTTTAGGGATGTTAACGACTTCGTACTGAGTTTAGGTCAGTCTAAGTTCATAAATGCCTCAGAAAGTAAAATTAGTACAGCAGAGTTAATCGATGCCCCTCCAGAAACAGGTGCTATTCAACCGGATAATCAATCTAATGAAAGTGGTGTAAAAATTAAACCAACTCAAGTGGTTAAATATACAATTAAGGCTGGTCTGAGTACCACACCTGCATCAGAACTAATTCGTGAGTTAGAACAAAAAGGCACAATCGGATTAGTGACTAGACTTCGTAGTATCCAAAAAACAGGAGTCATTGCCAAATGA
- a CDS encoding type IV pilus secretin family protein translates to MKQVHGNVLISGTAACVLLATQPVLAQTSKITAVQLNPADGGISVILKTSSGDRPQVFTTKRDKSLVADIINTQLRLPQGKSFRQENPAPGIASVEVNQLDTNSVRVTVTGSDNVPTSQPLVRKDDSLTLGFTQSTDATATPSTNNTTASIPTTPANTSVESGKKPDVLVPNPEVSIDGQPAKSAGPNQPYNQAPPFLPRAVAPPVGDITQANIDTSPSIIDLGTQERVPRLVLREAPVREVLSLLARAAGLNLAYVGSEAAGGQSAGGQQGQSGAATSSSQTISLDIENEPVQDVFNYVLRLSGLEANRSGRTIFVGTKLPNSTRDNVMRSLRLNQVSVGVALNFLVGLGAESAVSRERQVTNVNAVPVGTGVAPITQTQTTTETRVETQRIDYKDSTPLLRGLQALGDERTNSVTLIGSPKMVEMATTQLTQLDIRRRQVVVNVKIIDVNLSGEQLYNTSFSFGVGNNYFSVDGGAASLNFGGSRPATSTEARNSITSTPTAVNTLSGANIFNDTSALNPRAGIQTDPTRPGLTEFTPAVPGTTTTSVVPITIDPNTGLGTQFGFQTTTTSGTPAQYTYELPTLYQFPKRLLASLQAQVTSGNAKILTDPSLIVQEGQTANVKLTQEVVGNIKNEITRGDGATTQTITAEKTDVGLTLAVKVDRIDDNGFVSLSVAPVVKAPQAPADINVGTGSQTIFLVSERSLNSGTIRLRDGQTLILSGIIQDQDRTSVTKIPILGDIPFIGSLFRRTNRNNERREVIVLLTPQVMDDSERSSYGYNYTPSPQVRQILERRGLKLPGRE, encoded by the coding sequence GTGAAACAGGTTCATGGTAATGTTTTAATATCAGGTACGGCAGCTTGTGTACTTTTAGCAACACAACCCGTGTTGGCACAAACGAGTAAAATTACTGCCGTGCAACTAAATCCCGCAGATGGGGGAATTAGTGTAATTTTAAAGACTTCTTCCGGTGACAGACCCCAGGTTTTTACCACAAAAAGAGACAAATCTTTAGTTGCAGACATCATCAATACGCAACTGCGTCTACCCCAAGGTAAGAGTTTTCGGCAAGAAAACCCCGCACCGGGAATTGCATCTGTAGAAGTTAATCAGTTAGATACCAATAGCGTACGGGTGACAGTAACTGGTAGCGACAATGTCCCGACTAGTCAGCCTTTAGTGCGAAAGGATGACAGCCTGACTCTAGGATTTACTCAATCCACAGACGCGACAGCAACACCCAGTACTAACAACACCACAGCATCAATACCAACAACCCCTGCTAATACTTCTGTAGAGTCTGGTAAAAAACCGGATGTGTTAGTGCCTAACCCAGAAGTATCTATTGACGGCCAACCTGCAAAATCAGCAGGTCCTAACCAACCTTATAACCAAGCTCCTCCTTTCCTACCCAGAGCAGTTGCTCCACCAGTAGGAGATATTACTCAAGCTAACATTGATACTTCTCCCAGCATTATTGATTTAGGTACTCAAGAACGGGTTCCACGTTTAGTGTTGCGAGAGGCACCAGTTAGGGAAGTTTTGTCACTGCTGGCTCGTGCAGCTGGTCTTAACTTAGCTTATGTAGGTAGCGAAGCAGCAGGAGGTCAATCGGCTGGGGGTCAGCAAGGTCAGTCTGGTGCGGCTACGAGTAGCAGTCAGACTATTTCCCTAGATATAGAAAATGAACCTGTTCAAGATGTATTTAATTACGTTTTGCGCTTGAGTGGTTTAGAAGCTAACCGTAGTGGACGCACGATTTTTGTTGGTACGAAACTGCCTAATTCCACCCGTGATAATGTGATGCGGAGTCTGCGACTAAATCAGGTATCAGTTGGAGTCGCTTTGAACTTTTTGGTAGGTTTGGGTGCAGAAAGTGCCGTCAGCCGTGAAAGACAAGTTACTAATGTCAATGCTGTACCTGTAGGGACTGGAGTTGCTCCCATTACCCAAACCCAGACAACTACAGAAACGAGAGTTGAAACTCAGCGTATTGACTATAAAGATTCAACACCTTTACTCAGGGGTTTACAGGCATTAGGAGACGAGCGCACCAATTCTGTTACTTTGATTGGTTCTCCTAAAATGGTGGAGATGGCAACAACTCAATTAACTCAACTTGATATCCGTCGTCGTCAAGTGGTAGTTAATGTCAAAATTATTGATGTGAACCTATCTGGAGAGCAACTTTATAACACCAGCTTTTCCTTTGGGGTTGGTAATAATTACTTCTCTGTTGATGGTGGTGCAGCCAGTCTAAATTTCGGTGGTTCCAGACCAGCCACTAGCACTGAAGCAAGAAACAGTATAACTAGTACACCTACTGCCGTTAATACACTTAGTGGCGCTAATATTTTTAATGACACAAGTGCATTAAATCCTCGTGCTGGCATACAAACTGACCCTACGAGACCAGGACTGACAGAATTTACCCCAGCCGTTCCAGGAACAACTACAACATCGGTTGTACCGATTACCATTGATCCTAATACTGGGCTGGGTACTCAGTTTGGTTTTCAAACTACGACAACCAGTGGAACTCCTGCTCAATATACATACGAGCTACCAACGTTGTACCAATTCCCCAAACGTCTTTTAGCTAGTTTGCAAGCTCAGGTTACAAGTGGCAATGCTAAAATTTTGACCGATCCAAGCTTAATTGTGCAAGAAGGTCAAACAGCTAATGTCAAACTTACTCAGGAAGTGGTAGGAAACATCAAGAACGAAATTACTCGTGGTGATGGTGCTACTACGCAAACTATCACAGCGGAGAAAACAGATGTGGGTTTGACCCTGGCTGTAAAAGTAGATCGCATTGACGATAACGGTTTTGTTTCCTTATCAGTTGCACCTGTAGTTAAAGCACCCCAAGCGCCAGCAGATATTAACGTTGGGACAGGCTCTCAAACCATCTTCTTGGTATCTGAACGCTCCCTAAATTCTGGAACAATTCGGCTGCGAGATGGTCAAACATTAATTCTTTCTGGTATTATTCAAGACCAGGATCGGACAAGTGTTACCAAGATTCCTATTTTGGGTGATATTCCCTTCATTGGTTCACTGTTTAGAAGAACAAACAGAAATAATGAACGCAGAGAGGTGATTGTGTTACTCACACCACAGGTAATGGATGATTCTGAGCGTTCCAGCTATGGTTATAACTACACTCCTAGTCCACAGGTGCGGCAAATCCTTGAGCGTCGTGGTTTGAAGCTTCCCGGTCGAGAGTAG
- a CDS encoding HU family DNA-binding protein produces MNKGELVDAVAEKASVTKKQADAVLSAAIETIIEAVSSGDKVTLVGFGSFESRERKAREGRNPKTNEKMEIPATKVPAFSAGKLFRERVAPPKE; encoded by the coding sequence ATGAACAAAGGCGAATTAGTTGATGCAGTGGCAGAAAAGGCTAGTGTCACCAAAAAACAAGCTGATGCTGTTTTAAGTGCCGCCATAGAAACAATCATTGAAGCGGTTTCCTCTGGTGATAAAGTCACCTTGGTAGGATTTGGCTCTTTTGAATCACGGGAACGCAAAGCTCGTGAAGGCCGCAATCCCAAAACCAATGAAAAAATGGAAATCCCAGCTACTAAGGTTCCCGCCTTCTCTGCTGGGAAACTCTTTAGAGAAAGAGTAGCACCCCCAAAAGAGTAA
- a CDS encoding threonine-phosphate decarboxylase: MRQQAHGGNLAWAAALAGCPPDAIVDFSASISPLGPPNSVIAAIVSQFGNLRHYPDPDYRELKLALGHFHQIASEWILPGNGSAELLTLLGRELAQLSATMLITPAFGDYYRTLAAYNAKVLEFPVDLNTENREQGQEDTEKEGRGERVDCEKTISLSHKKKSKYRIDIGMKELTVRRQSLFLTASPHHRVTASSSSPSRNCGLLLNNPHNPTGMLFSRDSILPYLEEFALVVVDEAFMDFLPPDEEQSLIGLVQEYENLVILRSLTKFYSLPGLRLGYAIAHPHRLAKWQSWRDPWPVNTLAAAAAIAALQDTEFQEHTWKWLPLARNQLFQGLASIPGLQPLEGAVNYLLVESQQSTSQLQAQLLQQYQILIRDCLSFKELGDRYFRVAVRSKSDNQRLLTALKSVLSDES, encoded by the coding sequence ATGCGACAACAAGCACACGGGGGGAATTTAGCTTGGGCAGCAGCACTAGCTGGCTGTCCCCCTGATGCTATTGTGGATTTTTCTGCCAGCATCAGCCCGTTGGGACCGCCAAACAGCGTTATTGCTGCGATTGTGTCCCAATTTGGTAATCTTAGGCACTATCCAGACCCAGATTATAGAGAACTAAAACTAGCTCTGGGTCATTTCCATCAAATAGCTTCTGAGTGGATTCTGCCGGGCAATGGTTCCGCAGAATTACTCACTTTATTAGGTAGGGAATTAGCACAATTATCCGCAACAATGTTAATTACTCCAGCCTTTGGCGACTATTACCGCACCCTAGCGGCTTACAACGCTAAAGTCCTGGAGTTTCCGGTTGATTTGAACACAGAGAACAGGGAACAGGGACAAGAGGACACGGAGAAAGAGGGACGCGGAGAAAGAGTTGACTGTGAGAAGACAATCTCTCTTTCTCACAAGAAGAAATCAAAGTACCGAATAGATATCGGGATGAAAGAGTTGACTGTGAGAAGACAATCTCTCTTTCTCACCGCGTCTCCCCATCACCGCGTCACCGCGTCCTCTTCTTCCCCATCTCGCAATTGCGGTTTATTGCTGAATAACCCCCACAATCCTACGGGGATGTTATTTTCACGGGATTCTATTTTGCCTTATCTGGAAGAGTTTGCTTTGGTGGTGGTGGATGAGGCATTTATGGATTTTCTGCCCCCAGATGAAGAACAAAGCCTGATTGGGTTGGTGCAGGAATATGAGAATTTAGTAATATTACGATCGCTCACCAAATTTTACAGTCTCCCTGGGTTAAGACTAGGATATGCGATCGCTCACCCTCACCGTCTCGCTAAATGGCAATCATGGCGAGACCCCTGGCCTGTCAATACCCTAGCCGCCGCCGCCGCAATTGCAGCCCTCCAAGATACAGAATTTCAAGAACACACCTGGAAATGGCTACCACTCGCCCGAAATCAACTATTTCAAGGTCTAGCCTCAATTCCCGGATTACAACCCCTAGAAGGGGCTGTTAACTACTTGCTGGTAGAGTCTCAACAATCTACCTCCCAGCTACAAGCACAATTACTCCAGCAGTACCAGATTTTAATTCGAGATTGTCTTAGTTTTAAAGAATTGGGCGATCGCTATTTTCGAGTCGCTGTCCGTTCTAAATCAGATAACCAACGATTACTAACAGCTCTTAAATCAGTTTTGAGTGATGAGTCTTGA
- a CDS encoding NAD(P)/FAD-dependent oxidoreductase: protein MKIDYDIVIIGGSVAGYQAALAATQLQATVALVQPQVNYDLNYQYVLSELSKRVQQSFDLANLGIFDPQVNSPTVGLPAKSPPAMSNFGSFKGVKEAILYARSVAKNLSHINSLANLAAQGVDMIFDSGQFQSSPQLGFAVKDRILRGRTYLLACGSRPAIPEIEGLQATGYLTLANIWQSLDQSNPPKNWVIIGGLPQSIEIAQILARLGSNVILIVKNHHILSDIDPEIAQLLLAQLEVDGIRVITQTIVTQVLRIKDKKWVQAGDKAIETDEILVATRQQPNIESLNLAAAGVKFYPHRLVVNKKLQTTNHRIYACGDVIGGYDIVNIANYEANIALKNALFLPQLAVNYRSIPWGISSQPILTQVGLTEIQAQRQYGKNKVLVFKQYFKTVAAAQIRGEITGICKLIIRENGEIVGCSILGTEAIELINVISLAISQNIQVKHLANLASVYPSFSEIFVEIAKEWDRERLHKNHTLQEFLQSFFHFRRNWNL from the coding sequence ATGAAAATTGATTACGATATCGTCATTATTGGCGGTAGTGTTGCCGGATACCAAGCGGCCTTAGCTGCAACTCAGTTACAAGCTACAGTTGCTTTAGTACAACCTCAAGTCAACTATGACTTAAATTATCAATATGTACTCAGCGAACTAAGTAAGAGGGTGCAGCAGTCCTTTGATTTAGCAAATCTGGGAATTTTTGACCCGCAGGTAAATAGTCCTACAGTAGGATTACCAGCAAAATCACCACCTGCAATGTCTAATTTTGGCTCTTTCAAAGGCGTGAAAGAAGCGATATTGTATGCTCGTAGTGTGGCGAAAAATCTGTCACACATTAATTCTTTGGCTAATTTAGCAGCCCAAGGGGTAGATATGATCTTTGACAGTGGTCAATTTCAATCTTCTCCCCAATTAGGTTTTGCGGTTAAAGACCGAATTTTACGCGGACGGACATATTTGCTTGCTTGCGGTTCACGTCCAGCAATTCCAGAAATTGAAGGACTACAAGCCACTGGCTATCTAACCCTAGCTAATATTTGGCAGTCTTTAGATCAATCAAACCCCCCCAAAAATTGGGTAATTATTGGTGGTTTACCTCAAAGCATTGAAATTGCCCAAATTTTAGCAAGATTAGGTAGCAACGTTATTTTAATAGTTAAAAATCACCATATTCTGTCTGATATTGATCCAGAAATAGCCCAATTACTACTTGCACAGTTAGAAGTTGATGGTATACGTGTTATTACTCAAACAATAGTAACTCAAGTATTGCGAATTAAAGATAAAAAATGGGTTCAGGCTGGAGATAAAGCCATTGAAACTGATGAAATTTTAGTCGCAACGAGACAACAGCCAAATATAGAATCTCTGAATTTAGCAGCAGCAGGTGTGAAATTTTATCCCCACCGTTTGGTAGTCAATAAAAAACTACAAACCACCAATCACAGAATCTATGCTTGCGGTGATGTTATCGGTGGTTATGATATTGTGAATATTGCTAATTATGAAGCAAACATTGCCCTCAAAAATGCCCTATTTTTGCCTCAATTAGCAGTTAATTATCGGTCTATACCCTGGGGAATATCTTCTCAGCCGATTTTAACACAAGTGGGTTTAACAGAGATACAAGCTCAACGCCAATATGGTAAAAATAAAGTTTTAGTTTTTAAGCAATATTTTAAAACAGTAGCAGCAGCCCAAATCAGAGGGGAAATTACAGGTATTTGTAAATTAATTATCCGAGAAAATGGGGAAATTGTAGGATGTTCTATATTAGGAACCGAAGCAATTGAGTTGATTAATGTTATTTCGCTGGCCATATCACAAAATATTCAAGTTAAGCATTTAGCAAATTTGGCTTCTGTTTATCCCAGCTTCTCGGAAATATTTGTGGAAATAGCCAAGGAATGGGATAGAGAAAGACTTCATAAAAACCACACTTTACAAGAGTTTTTACAAAGCTTTTTCCATTTTCGCCGGAATTGGAATTTATAG
- a CDS encoding DUF3685 domain-containing protein has protein sequence MRDRSLRLLLIDPDPIFRLGLRVALESISHVQVVADVPTDIAALQILAAIIAQDPNEVNLIVLELGNGYSQDSQQLSLQFCRQLKALYPHIPVLLLSVISTQELLSAAKSTGINGYCPKGISISELVPIMQEVANGGYYWSIVTSFSSSLPFTTLRNNIRLSGINYINTTLSRVTAELKTPGLPLLDKAILAGQRRELLTARWLVNHLLSAPQEKHPIQPSQPLPAPNNPSTAISLLNSQQIPTFLPPLLSPRALQSTVFSSCVTKLQFPLQNITDTPLEIDIFREEKKRELLYIILQKLAQELDDLRNAEVKINFIHDLKDKILLNLWQEVIKIFFGKFSPINISGKNIELANFILDNAAEVETEILKKIPLIVELFSYLIWQTDLSIDNTSYPASSEQANSQALIILENLLIQVANAVVQPLLNFLADIETIKQGFYDRNMISTREIERFRNNLSWKYRLHNYVIEAQEIFESRYELFVFTPRGIAKMSIYAPRRQELVKLSGIPLIVTLLLELRDAIAPRLQSILSFLGSGFVFILTQVIGRGLGLIGRGILQGIGSVSLIEKTQNRHKERTK, from the coding sequence ATGCGCGATCGCTCGTTAAGATTATTGCTAATAGACCCAGATCCTATCTTCCGTCTAGGTTTAAGGGTAGCTTTGGAAAGCATATCTCATGTACAAGTAGTAGCTGATGTGCCAACAGATATCGCCGCCTTGCAAATTTTAGCTGCAATTATAGCCCAAGACCCTAACGAAGTAAATTTGATAGTTTTAGAGTTAGGTAATGGTTATTCTCAGGACTCTCAGCAACTCAGTTTGCAATTTTGTAGACAACTCAAGGCATTATACCCGCACATACCCGTATTACTATTGAGTGTTATCTCTACGCAAGAATTACTATCAGCAGCTAAGTCTACTGGTATCAATGGTTATTGTCCTAAAGGGATATCTATTTCTGAATTAGTCCCCATTATGCAAGAAGTAGCAAATGGTGGTTACTATTGGTCTATAGTCACATCTTTCTCATCCTCTTTGCCTTTTACTACTCTGAGAAATAATATCCGTTTGTCAGGAATCAACTACATTAACACCACTCTCTCCAGAGTCACAGCAGAATTAAAAACCCCCGGACTACCACTACTAGATAAAGCTATTCTCGCAGGACAAAGACGCGAATTATTGACGGCTCGTTGGTTGGTTAATCATTTATTATCTGCACCACAGGAAAAACACCCCATACAGCCGTCTCAACCACTACCTGCACCTAACAACCCAAGTACGGCTATTAGTCTATTAAATTCGCAGCAGATACCAACTTTTTTACCGCCTTTACTCAGCCCCAGAGCGCTACAATCTACAGTATTTTCATCCTGCGTTACTAAACTTCAGTTTCCTCTACAAAATATTACAGATACGCCCTTAGAAATTGACATTTTTCGGGAAGAAAAAAAACGAGAACTGCTATATATAATTCTGCAAAAATTAGCTCAAGAATTAGATGATTTACGCAATGCAGAAGTGAAAATTAATTTCATACATGATTTAAAAGATAAAATATTACTTAATTTGTGGCAAGAAGTAATTAAAATTTTTTTTGGGAAATTTTCACCTATAAATATAAGTGGAAAAAATATAGAGTTAGCTAATTTTATCCTGGATAATGCAGCCGAAGTAGAAACAGAAATTCTCAAAAAAATTCCATTAATTGTGGAGTTATTTTCTTATCTAATCTGGCAAACAGATTTGTCTATCGATAATACATCATATCCGGCAAGTAGTGAACAAGCAAATTCCCAAGCATTAATAATTTTAGAGAATTTGTTGATTCAGGTAGCCAATGCTGTAGTGCAGCCATTATTAAATTTTTTAGCAGATATTGAAACAATTAAACAAGGTTTTTATGATCGTAACATGATTTCTACTAGAGAAATTGAACGATTTAGAAACAACTTATCATGGAAATATCGTTTGCATAATTATGTGATTGAAGCCCAGGAAATTTTTGAAAGCCGATATGAATTATTTGTATTTACACCTCGTGGTATTGCCAAAATGTCAATTTATGCACCTCGCAGACAAGAGTTAGTAAAACTTTCTGGTATTCCCCTAATCGTGACATTACTGCTAGAATTGCGTGATGCTATTGCACCCCGCTTACAATCTATCTTATCCTTTTTAGGTAGTGGATTTGTCTTCATTCTTACCCAAGTAATTGGACGAGGATTAGGTTTAATAGGGCGGGGAATTCTCCAAGGTATTGGTAGTGTTTCCTTAATAGAAAAAACCCAGAATCGCCATAAAGAACGTACTAAATAA
- a CDS encoding Fur family transcriptional regulator, with protein MQKPAISKKPIRSLEDALEQCQVLGMRVSRQRRFILELLWQANEHLSAREIYDRLNQQGKDIGHTSVYQNLEALSTQGIIECIEHCDGRLYGNISDAHSHVNCIDTNQILDVHVELSAEVVHQVEAQTGVKITGYSINFYGYRKSPLDQDSH; from the coding sequence ATGCAAAAACCAGCTATTTCTAAAAAGCCAATTCGTTCCTTAGAAGATGCTCTAGAACAGTGTCAAGTGCTGGGTATGCGCGTCAGCCGCCAGCGTCGCTTTATTCTAGAACTACTTTGGCAAGCAAATGAACATCTTTCTGCCAGAGAGATTTATGATCGTTTAAACCAACAAGGCAAAGATATCGGACACACGTCTGTTTATCAAAATTTAGAAGCCCTATCTACTCAGGGTATCATTGAGTGTATTGAACATTGTGATGGACGTTTATACGGTAATATTAGTGATGCCCATAGCCACGTCAACTGTATAGATACAAATCAAATCCTCGATGTTCATGTGGAATTATCCGCAGAGGTTGTCCACCAAGTTGAAGCACAAACAGGAGTGAAGATTACTGGCTACAGCATTAATTTTTATGGCTATCGTAAGTCACCATTAGATCAAGATAGTCATTAA
- a CDS encoding CRR6 family NdhI maturation factor: MTITITLNNDSINNLDLSPALTVIESLLQDKAITSNEQLLSFEINYTREQNDPRELSEIPEVRLWFVRLDAKYPWLLFLLDWKEGELARYAAMLVPHQFNSKEGIQYNPEALEIFLMHKIFILSDWLKGQSIPTQFRLKSLAQILGYELDDAFFEMIEKSN; the protein is encoded by the coding sequence ATGACAATCACAATCACCCTCAATAACGACTCGATTAACAATCTAGATTTGTCACCTGCACTAACGGTGATTGAATCATTACTACAAGACAAAGCCATTACATCTAACGAACAGTTGTTGTCTTTTGAGATTAACTATACACGAGAACAAAATGATCCACGAGAACTTTCAGAAATTCCAGAAGTGCGCTTATGGTTTGTGCGGCTTGATGCTAAGTACCCTTGGCTACTATTTTTATTAGATTGGAAAGAGGGAGAATTAGCCCGTTACGCTGCTATGTTAGTACCCCATCAGTTCAATTCTAAAGAAGGCATACAGTACAACCCTGAAGCCTTAGAAATCTTTTTGATGCACAAAATCTTTATTTTAAGTGATTGGCTGAAAGGGCAAAGTATCCCCACCCAATTTCGGCTCAAATCCCTAGCACAAATTCTAGGTTATGAATTAGATGATGCTTTCTTTGAGATGATTGAAAAAAGTAATTAG
- a CDS encoding glycosyltransferase family 9 protein: MRVVALVPGSIGNQILFFATLDGLKRYYPNAQIDVIVEPRSKAAYRVSKSVHEVLSFDYKDRNSLADWGNLVGTIRDREYDVAITIGQSWLVSLFLWLTGIPARIGYQGKGAGFLTNSISMNTSQYMAAMYHDLLQPLGIDTPAPELAVNVPKSDIEWSQQEQKRLEIYETGYILIYGGSGQWSQTDNSDTNYPVSSWQQIIKDCQQKQPQLPVVVIKEANDDKFWRSPSLLESCPDIKVTSPDNIGKLTAIIGGASLMISIDGAPLQLSVAVQTYTIALLGSLNPVQLLPKSDKFLAIQSLTGKTADISPATVLEKIWVG, from the coding sequence ATGCGTGTAGTAGCCCTTGTACCTGGCTCAATTGGCAACCAAATTCTCTTTTTTGCCACTTTAGATGGCCTGAAGCGTTATTACCCAAACGCTCAGATAGATGTCATTGTGGAACCCCGGTCAAAGGCTGCTTACCGAGTGAGCAAGTCAGTTCACGAGGTATTGAGCTTTGATTACAAAGACCGTAATAGTTTAGCAGATTGGGGTAACTTAGTTGGCACAATCCGCGATCGCGAATATGATGTCGCCATTACTATTGGACAAAGCTGGTTAGTAAGTTTGTTTCTCTGGTTAACGGGAATTCCCGCACGTATTGGCTATCAAGGCAAGGGTGCAGGTTTTCTCACTAACTCGATATCGATGAACACATCCCAATATATGGCCGCGATGTACCATGACCTATTACAACCTTTGGGAATTGACACACCTGCACCGGAGTTAGCTGTAAATGTACCCAAATCAGATATTGAATGGTCGCAACAGGAGCAAAAACGCTTAGAGATATATGAAACAGGTTATATCCTGATTTATGGTGGTTCTGGCCAGTGGTCTCAAACTGATAATTCAGATACGAATTACCCTGTAAGCAGTTGGCAGCAAATAATTAAAGATTGCCAACAAAAACAGCCACAGTTACCAGTGGTGGTGATTAAGGAGGCTAATGATGATAAATTTTGGCGATCACCATCGCTTCTGGAATCTTGCCCAGATATCAAGGTTACTTCCCCCGATAATATTGGCAAGTTAACTGCCATCATTGGTGGAGCGAGTTTAATGATCTCTATTGACGGCGCACCACTACAACTAAGTGTAGCTGTTCAAACCTATACTATTGCTCTACTGGGTTCTCTTAATCCAGTCCAGTTATTACCGAAAAGTGATAAATTTCTGGCGATTCAATCCCTAACTGGGAAAACAGCAGATATTTCACCTGCAACCGTGTTAGAAAAAATCTGGGTTGGTTGA
- the ispD gene encoding 2-C-methyl-D-erythritol 4-phosphate cytidylyltransferase, whose protein sequence is MYLLIPAAGSGKRMGSDRNKLLLQVRSQPIIAWTLLAAEAASCISWIGIISQPHDWEDFKAIVADLKLTKPIEFIPGGCTRQESVYNGLQALPAGAKQVLIHDGARCLATPDLFNACAEAILDCPGLIAAVSVKDTIKVVDKSGIIQSTPNREQLWAAQTPQGFDVQLLKKCHAEGVLQGWEVTDDAALFEKCGIEVRIVPGEETNLKVTTPQDLAIAEFILSNIN, encoded by the coding sequence GTGTATTTATTAATTCCTGCCGCAGGTAGCGGCAAAAGAATGGGTTCTGACCGAAATAAACTATTATTACAAGTACGCTCACAACCGATTATTGCCTGGACTCTGCTGGCCGCAGAAGCTGCAAGTTGTATTAGTTGGATAGGAATTATTTCTCAACCTCATGATTGGGAAGACTTCAAAGCAATTGTGGCTGATTTGAAGCTGACTAAACCCATAGAATTCATTCCCGGTGGTTGTACTCGGCAAGAGTCAGTTTACAACGGCTTACAGGCACTACCAGCAGGTGCGAAACAAGTATTAATTCATGATGGCGCTCGTTGTTTAGCTACACCCGATTTATTCAATGCTTGTGCTGAAGCTATTCTTGATTGTCCTGGATTAATTGCTGCTGTATCTGTTAAGGATACGATTAAGGTTGTGGATAAAAGTGGCATAATTCAAAGTACACCCAACCGAGAACAACTTTGGGCGGCTCAAACTCCCCAAGGTTTTGATGTTCAGTTGTTGAAAAAATGCCATGCTGAGGGTGTGCTTCAGGGTTGGGAAGTCACAGATGATGCGGCTTTGTTTGAAAAATGTGGGATTGAAGTACGGATAGTACCAGGGGAGGAGACTAATTTAAAAGTTACCACTCCCCAAGATTTAGCGATCGCAGAATTTATTCTGAGCAATATCAACTAA